The proteins below come from a single Parachlamydiales bacterium genomic window:
- a CDS encoding cyclic nucleotide-binding domain-containing protein, with translation MADFRKNFTKEEWEEISTYYEEKSYESSEEILKFGEIKRDFYYLKSGVADVFITNIEGNEIKLGDISEGTLFGEMGFLDGHPASVVVKAQTEVIVDTMDNAKFMELKSKNIELAFKFLWFISCLLANRLRITSSKLKIASLEQDKNQKYATANKKEHVEGR, from the coding sequence ATGGCTGATTTTAGAAAAAATTTTACTAAAGAAGAATGGGAAGAAATCTCAACTTACTACGAAGAAAAATCTTATGAGTCCTCAGAGGAAATTCTTAAATTCGGAGAAATTAAGCGTGATTTCTATTATCTGAAATCTGGAGTGGCCGACGTTTTTATTACTAATATTGAAGGGAATGAAATCAAATTAGGGGATATTTCGGAAGGGACTTTATTTGGTGAGATGGGATTTCTTGATGGACATCCTGCTTCAGTAGTTGTTAAAGCTCAAACAGAAGTGATAGTAGATACAATGGATAATGCTAAGTTTATGGAATTAAAATCCAAAAATATAGAGCTTGCATTTAAATTTCTTTGGTTTATCTCTTGCTTGTTAGCCAATCGCTTGCGCATTACTAGCTCCAAGTTGAAAATAGCTTCATTGGAACAGGATAAAAACCAAAAGTATGCAACAGCAAACAAAAAAGAGCACGTTGAAGGCCGCTAA
- a CDS encoding uroporphyrinogen-III synthase: protein MFETDPSNFMNATSTPSKFKIYVVGFGGGNPEHLTLEAKKYLQSANLIFYDSKIHPNLFFLSSKEAKWVSISSLSKRQLHSKLEKQLDINQNVVFLIPGAPEPKVINALLDNRQFPYTLIPGISSDNSQDFPLPKNRAIVLRGIDQSQSFLNDLVELGLDVIQCPMIEIIPNKQALKRLTSSFISGFTSLIFTSSNGVTIFFHHLIENEIDIRILANKKIFAVGPKTAESLKLFGLIPDAIPEKFAGDTILKLYSENLQEEKILIPRAKIARQTLPEELKARGAKVCDLSVYRTVSPKLKPIAIQDNDLVIFTSSSTADHFFQSKLYKNQRIVPFCIGDYTRLTVAGYFSGTIYTSDQATAESLTKCIEDYLKNE from the coding sequence ATGTTTGAAACAGATCCAAGTAATTTTATGAATGCAACCTCAACACCTTCAAAATTTAAAATCTATGTTGTGGGTTTCGGCGGAGGAAATCCCGAGCACTTGACGTTGGAGGCTAAAAAATATTTGCAATCCGCCAACCTCATTTTTTACGACTCCAAAATACATCCCAATCTGTTCTTTTTAAGTTCTAAAGAGGCTAAATGGGTTTCTATATCCTCTTTAAGTAAACGACAACTCCATTCCAAGCTAGAAAAACAGCTCGATATAAATCAAAACGTCGTTTTTCTTATCCCTGGAGCACCTGAACCTAAAGTCATCAATGCTCTTTTGGACAATCGGCAATTTCCGTATACACTCATTCCAGGCATCTCTTCTGATAATTCACAAGATTTCCCTTTGCCTAAGAACCGTGCAATTGTCTTAAGAGGCATCGATCAATCCCAAAGCTTTTTAAATGATCTTGTTGAGTTAGGTTTGGATGTCATTCAGTGTCCTATGATCGAAATTATTCCTAATAAACAAGCGCTTAAGCGTCTGACCTCTTCTTTTATCTCCGGTTTTACTAGCTTAATTTTTACAAGCAGCAACGGCGTTACTATTTTCTTTCATCATCTCATCGAAAATGAAATCGATATCAGAATCTTAGCTAACAAAAAAATCTTTGCTGTCGGACCGAAAACAGCGGAAAGTTTGAAATTATTCGGACTTATCCCTGATGCGATACCTGAAAAATTTGCTGGTGATACCATACTCAAACTGTATAGTGAAAATCTCCAAGAAGAAAAAATTTTAATTCCTAGGGCTAAAATTGCTCGCCAAACATTGCCAGAAGAATTGAAAGCCAGAGGTGCCAAGGTATGCGATTTGAGCGTTTATCGCACCGTTTCTCCCAAGCTAAAGCCCATTGCTATTCAGGACAATGACTTAGTGATCTTTACAAGCTCTTCTACAGCTGATCATTTTTTCCAGAGTAAGCTTTATAAAAATCAACGTATCGTACCATTTTGTATCGGCGATTACACGAGGCTGACTGTAGCCGGTTATTTTTCAGGAACCATTTACACATCAGATCAAGCTACGGCTGAGTCATTGACAAAATGTATAGAAGATTATTTAAAAAATGAGTAA